A window of the Acidobacteriota bacterium genome harbors these coding sequences:
- a CDS encoding ABC transporter permease, whose protein sequence is MTEPASAEPRHPFVEMTITRLLLLVREPEMIFWVFIFPLLMALALGIAFQSPSEAPVAVAVEQGAGAAELLDALAAHESVEIVSLAPGATAAALRDGLAHVVVAPGDPPTYRYDPTRPESRLARQTVDDLLQRAAGRRDVWTGRNETVTAPGSRYIDWLIPGLLGMNIMGTGMWGIGFTLVVQRTRKLLKRLIATPMRRHQYLAALVTARLVLLALELVALVGFARLMFGVPIEGSLASLAAVSLLGAMTFGGIGLLTASRAQTIEGVSGIMNVVMAPMWICSGVFFASSNFPDAMQPFIQALPLTALNDALRGVMLDGNGLIANGPDLLILAAWAVASFGVALRIFRWR, encoded by the coding sequence ATGACTGAGCCGGCATCCGCGGAACCGCGGCATCCCTTCGTCGAGATGACGATCACCCGGCTGCTCCTGCTGGTGCGCGAGCCGGAGATGATCTTCTGGGTCTTCATCTTCCCGCTGCTGATGGCCCTCGCGCTCGGGATAGCCTTCCAATCGCCTTCCGAGGCGCCGGTGGCGGTCGCCGTCGAGCAGGGAGCCGGCGCCGCGGAGCTGCTCGACGCGCTGGCGGCGCACGAGAGCGTCGAGATCGTGTCCCTCGCTCCCGGTGCGACGGCGGCCGCGCTGCGCGACGGGCTCGCGCACGTCGTGGTCGCGCCGGGCGATCCGCCCACGTACCGCTACGACCCGACGCGGCCGGAGAGCCGGCTGGCCCGGCAGACGGTAGACGACCTGCTGCAGCGCGCCGCCGGCCGCAGGGACGTCTGGACCGGCCGGAACGAGACGGTCACCGCCCCCGGCAGCCGCTACATCGACTGGCTGATCCCCGGCCTGCTCGGCATGAACATCATGGGGACCGGCATGTGGGGCATCGGCTTCACGCTGGTGGTGCAACGCACGCGCAAGCTGCTCAAGCGGCTCATCGCGACGCCGATGCGGCGCCACCAGTACCTGGCCGCCCTCGTGACGGCGCGCCTGGTGCTGCTCGCGCTCGAGCTGGTCGCCTTGGTCGGCTTCGCCCGGCTGATGTTCGGCGTGCCCATCGAGGGCTCGCTGGCCAGCCTCGCCGCCGTCTCGCTGCTCGGGGCGATGACCTTCGGCGGCATCGGCCTGCTCACGGCCAGCCGCGCGCAGACCATCGAGGGCGTCTCAGGCATCATGAACGTGGTCATGGCCCCGATGTGGATCTGCTCCGGCGTCTTCTTCGCTTCGTCGAACTTCCCGGACGCGATGCAGCCGTTCATTCAGGCACTGCCGTTGACCGCGCTGAACGACGCCCTGCGGGGCGTGATGCTGGACGGGAACGGGCTGATCGC